The DNA sequence tttgtcatcatcaaaaggggaaaattttgataagttatgtgcctttttgtattttgatgatctaacaaactttatGATAAGAATCAGATcgggaacctgttacacatcctcaacatgctcaagaacaataaatctcaagtccgCCACAAGTTCCAACAACTAGAATCAAAGAGACGACGGAGGGAACAGATGGAGATCAATTCCCTTACTGATAGTACAAGTTAACTCCCCACAGCTGTAAAGTCGCTGCACTATTTTCTATAcacacacgcaacagtgcaaacAATGCAACTGTCACTTTATGAAGCATGCCTTGTACCAGATAATTTCTTGCATCATCTAAGTGACATCACTTGTATATTATCAACATGAAGCAAGGGAGAAACACACACTTGAATAATTCGAAAATGATTAAGCTTCTCTCTCAAGTGTGTTTCCATCTTGGAAGTGACTTCAAGGCTTCAATAACGAAGAACAACAGAATAAAGGACCAGTTTCCGACAATGTGTTAccatatgtccttagttgtgcTGTACCTTTGTTAGAGTGATCTatttgtaattcctacttagcttagctagaagcattgtgtaggaaaccatttataaaaccataaaccttgtgtttgtgtcttatctagagttagtcgagttgtgggCTTTGTAATatagttattacaaagaggcttgtaatagagttattacaagtgattgagggattaagagtttaattcctaggttacaatagtttgtaatctgaagtttcctcagtagtgaagttgaaatcctactagtgtaggtcgtgatttttaatctcgTGAGTTGGGAGTTTTCCACATCAAACTTTGCTGTATCATTTACTTATCTCTGATTGCGTGTGTTATGTGGAAACTgactatacagtttggtggaccctaagtTTACATCACTCTGAAAATATAGATGGGTGCATGTCGGATCCTTcaaaaatagtgtatttttgAAGGATCTGACACGGGTGCGACAACTGttttggagagtccgcgcaacataTATAATCATAATTGCCATATTTAGACTGCTTTAACTATATAAGGCACTTTTGGTTTCGCGCAGTTATCGTGAATAACATCAATGAACTCCTACTTTGTTTCTTGTAAATTTTCTCACATCCTTTACATTGCTAAAATTATTAAATCCCAAAAAAGTTTGTTATATATGACTAAGCACATTCATTCTTCATTGTTAGTATGTGTGTTTTTGATACTTTATTATATGAAAAAATGTTCCATTTAGACTCCTTCTAAAAGTATATATTACTCTTAACTATTTGAGTAACTAAAGGTACAATTTTCTTACTACTAGTTTCAGTATACGTGTGTTGCACATGCGTATAGTGTCTatcaattaaaaatatatacattgactttaaaataaaatacatatttatttaaatgataaaaataatttttctcaTAGTAATTATATTAAATATCTTCTGAATATGCATAAATGATGAATTTAGTTAAATTAGTTGTACattattttataattatacataTCTTTAATATGATTTACAAATATGTTAAAGTCTATCTGGCATCTTTTTATGAATACATTTTGGCTTCTGTTATTTCATCTTTATTTCTTAAAGTTTGTATTTAACCAATTTAATTCTTAATACtacatttgattttattttatattcatatttattttatCGCTAATTGTACCTATATGATAAATTTAGAAAGGAATAAAATTAGATTATCTTTCTAGTTAGTTAATTCAAATCTGGGAAAAAAAGTCAATTCAAATACTTAATTATCTTTTTTAATCACTAatagaaataatttattttttacggatttaaattattaatattagctcacatgcataaaataaatatttaattataactaTATATTTATCAGCAAAAATTCTTTTGTCAAATGATAAAACAATTGAACTTTTGCACTTTATGTTTGTCGTAGCGTTAGTAAATGACTTTTGTCAATcacttttctctctctttctcttgctattattaaatatttttgtgattattttttctaattaagttttaaaatctatattaatatttatatCTAAGTTTATTATTGATCGAAGAATAAAATTAATAGTCAATGGCCCAATCTCACATAAAATATTCATAGCATTTATAGGTTAATCACTGATTTGTTTACATCATAattgatcacctaaaatttagcaTGATTATACAATTTCTTTTGAGCTAAAAACGTTCAATTGTATAAAATTCATATATAAGGTAAAACATATAAATATTTGGTGTTATTtaattatactttaattttagaattcatataaaataaaacttTAATAATTTTGAAGTCCTAAATATAAGGACCCCTTGcttaattcaaataaggaaaggtataataaataataaatcctatttaattttaatcttctaaatattaaataaaaaaatcaaatacttattttatatagtataaattctattttaaaagaataaaaaatacgAAATAACTTTAGTTCGTGAGTCTTATTATATGTAGCTAGCCGCCTAGACGAGACAACAGTCTTTGGGAATCGGGATGTTTCTTGGCAATGCCATAATTGGACTAGTTTAACTTGCTCTCACTGTACTCTTTATAAAATTAAATATTCATAGTTTAAGGTCTATATATTTTATGAAAGAAAAGTAAGGAGACCGATGTATTAAAATAATTTTGCAACTTtgtatacgcatatattatatcctattttttctttttacgCAATTTTAATTAATAGAATTATAGTTACTCTTTTGGTTTCATGTTATGTGATGTTTGAGGATGAAAGAAATTTTTGTGATCTaaaataaactataaaaaaatttataaatattttattaattataaatgaaaaataaaagattaataattttttatctttaaatataaaaaaatatcattGGACCATTTAATTGAAGCTGACCAATGTTGGAGTTGGACCTCCATTTATTCTTTTTCTGCCACGGCTTTTCCTCTTCctccattttcttcttctttttctatagcttctttctttttgtttttcctttttttagaTCCAAGACATCTGCATTTAATACTTCCCCTCTGtaagtttcttttcctttttctctatATATTGTCCAAAAATTTTCTATGATCTTCATTTCAGTTTTTTTCCCCTAAACTTTGTTTCTTTTTCAGCttattgaagaaaaaaaaaattgtggaTGAGGAAAGCGTTATCGAGCGTGACATTACGGAGCTGAAAGGCGCGTGATTTGTGATTGTTTGATGGGCAATACATGCCGTGGATCTATCGGAGGCAAAACTTTTCAGGGCTACGCTCAGCCCGAAGATAGTTCTAACTCCAATTCCAATCGCGAACCTTCATCTGCCCATTCTTATTCTTCCTCTGACAATTTCTCACCTTCTAATCACAAAAAGGAACAAAAATCATTATCTCTCGTCAGCCCTAGAAAAGCAAGTATGAATCGTACGGGCAGTAATCAAGCTTATTACGTTATGGGGCATAAAACCCTTAATATTCGTGATTTTTATACTTTGGGTCGTAAATTAGGACAAGGTCAATTTGGTACAACTTATTTATGCACTGAAAATTCTACGGGAAATGAATATGCTTGTAAATCTATTTCGAAGCGAAAGTTGATTTCGAAAGAGGATGTTGAGGATGTTAGGAGAGAAATTCAAATAATGCACCATTTAGCTGGTCATAAAAATATTGTTACAATTAAAGGAGCTTATGAGGATCCGTTATATGTTCATATTGTAATGGAGCTATGTAATGGTGGCGAATTGTTTGATCGAATTATTCAACGTGGACATTATAGTGAGAGAAAGGCAGCTGAATTGACTAGAATTGTTGTCGGGGTTGTAGAGGCGTGCCATTCGCTTGGTGTTATGCATAGAGATCTTAAACCTGAGAATTTCTTGTTGGTTAATAAGGATGACGATTTCTCTCTTAAGGCCATTGATTTTGGACTCTCTGTTTTCTTTAAACCAGGTAAATAATGATGTTTCAGCTTACTTTTATCTATAACTTCAGCTCCGGCTTATTTAACTGAATATTTAAAATGAACAATTCATAAAAAAGAAATCTTTCTGTGAGGTTACGTGTATTCTGTATTTACTTAAGTTACCAATATTCAAATGTTGTTTATTGTCAATTTGGATTAATATTAGGTATCGATAATACCTCTTTTGTGCTCCTTTCAAACAAATAAAAATGATTGATGCTTTTCTGTTTGTATTCGTCTTAGGTCTAATTCTTAATACTTTGGCTGGATTATTTGTGACTGCATATTTATACAGGCGTGGCCTTTTATTTCCCTCTAGAATAGTTTATGCATGGCTGTATTTTCTATGTTGATGCGATATCCATTACTAAAGTGCATTCTTCGAGATGCTTATATCCCTAACTTGTCACTCTTTGGGAGATCCGTAAATATTGGTTTATGAGACATTGATTCGTTAGCATACACTTATTCTATCATTTCCTTATATTGTTATGTTGGTTGAATGGTACTTGTGTTCGCTCCCGCAGGCCAAATATTTAAGGATGTTGTTGGTAGTCCATATTACGTGGCTCCTGAGGTGCTTTTGAAGCATTATGGTCCTGAAGCAGATGTGTGGACAGCAGGGGTCATACTATACATACTGCTAAGTGGTGTTCCACCATTTTGGGCTGGTATGTAGTAGTCCTAAAGTGTATGTTATCCATTTTCGGATTTCCATCTCCATAAAAGTCACAATCTGAATTCTACAGAAACGCAGCAGGGGATATTTGACGCAGTTCTGAAAGGGCACATTGATTTTGAATCAGACCCTTGGCCGTTGATATCTGAGAGCGCAAAAGATCTTATCCGGAAGATGTTGTGCATGCAGCCATCGGAGCGGTTAACTGCTCATGAAGTATTGTGTATGTTTACCTTATTAAGTAATAGCAACCTTTCGTTTTTTCAGTCGACGGAATATTTTTGTTTAGCTTCATTTATTCTCAAATTGCATCTGTATAGTATACCTGTGCGTACATGTATGTCATTATGCAGGTGAATGAACTAATGTTTACATTACAATATCCTCTAACTTTCTGCAGGTCATCCTTGGATTTGCGAAAATGGTGTCGCTCCTGATAGAGCACTGGATCCTGCAGTACTTTCTCGCCTTAAACAGTTCTCTGCTATGAACAAGTTAAAAAAGATGGCTTTGCGGGTATGTGTTCTAATCTGATTGTAGATCTATGCTTAAAGTAATATTGTAAAACTCAGGTTCTTTCATGTCCAATCAAACCCAATATAATATTTGTGACAGTTTATTGTGTTCCCTCTGGGTTGctggatacaacaacaacaaccaagtataatctcactagtggggtctggggagggtagattgtacgcagaccttacccctaccctgggatagagaggctgtttccgataaaccctcggctccctccctccaagaactccaccttgctcttggggtgactcgaactcacaacctcttggttggaagtggagggtgctcaccactagagcaacctacTCTTGGTTGCTGGATATGTAATTGAAATATTTGTGAAGCTTCACATATTCTTTCTGCTTTCAGGTGATTGCTGAAAGCTTGTCAGAAGAAGAGATTGCTGGTCTGAGAGAGATGTTTAAGGCCATGGATACAGATAATAGTGGTGCAATTACATTTGATGAACTAAAAGCTGGGTTGAGAAAGTATGGCTCTACATTAAAGGATACAGAGATACGGGAACTTATGGATGCGGTAAGGCAATCTTTATTGCAAAGTGATTGTATATGTTTCCAGCATCTTTCTCAAGTTAATGATGTGACTATCTGCCAAGGAAGATTATAATCTTCTTCTATGTAGAATGGCACAGGGTAATGATGGTAAATTCGATCTGTTTGGAAAGAGGAGAGTTCAATTGGAATTTTGGCTCTTTCATGTGTTAAATTATTTGAGTACTTCTGTAGTTACTGATGCTCATCGGCAAGGTACTCAGCGTTTCTTTTGTGTGACAAGATCCTGAAAACTGTTAGGCCTAAACTCTGACTTGGACTCACTTCATATGCCTCATTATAAACACCATGACTTTATTGTACAGTCCCTTGTTTCTGTCCACATGATTTATCTGTTGATCTTTTTATTGCCTCTCAACTCTAAACATGCGTTTCTATGAGGTTCATGCAAAGCTCCTTTTAAACTCTC is a window from the Nicotiana tomentosiformis chromosome 10, ASM39032v3, whole genome shotgun sequence genome containing:
- the LOC104107994 gene encoding calcium-dependent protein kinase 4, whose protein sequence is MGNTCRGSIGGKTFQGYAQPEDSSNSNSNREPSSAHSYSSSDNFSPSNHKKEQKSLSLVSPRKASMNRTGSNQAYYVMGHKTLNIRDFYTLGRKLGQGQFGTTYLCTENSTGNEYACKSISKRKLISKEDVEDVRREIQIMHHLAGHKNIVTIKGAYEDPLYVHIVMELCNGGELFDRIIQRGHYSERKAAELTRIVVGVVEACHSLGVMHRDLKPENFLLVNKDDDFSLKAIDFGLSVFFKPGQIFKDVVGSPYYVAPEVLLKHYGPEADVWTAGVILYILLSGVPPFWAETQQGIFDAVLKGHIDFESDPWPLISESAKDLIRKMLCMQPSERLTAHEVLCHPWICENGVAPDRALDPAVLSRLKQFSAMNKLKKMALRVIAESLSEEEIAGLREMFKAMDTDNSGAITFDELKAGLRKYGSTLKDTEIRELMDAADVDNSGTIDYGEFIAATVHLNKLEREEHLMAAFQYFDKDGSGYITVDEVQQACVEHNITDVYFEDIIREVDQDNDGRIDYGEFVAMMQKGNPCGVGRRTMRNSLNLSMRDAPGAH